In the Bacteroidota bacterium genome, TGATTTTGATTAGGAAAAAATTCCACAAAAGGGGAAAAACAACCACGGATTGCAATTTATGTTTAAGGATTGTAAATGAAACTCAAGGTTAAGAAAACAAGAACTGTAATTAAAAAAACACTTGCAGTTAATCTTAACCATAACCTTTGATCCTTTGCTTCGTCTTTAAGCTTTTTTGCATGTACAATATTATTTATTGCGTTTTGTGTACGTACAAATGCGCTTTCGCTTTTAGATACATAATCGAAAGCCCCTTCTTTAACCGATGTTACTGCAATATCAATCTTGTCTTGTCCTGATAAAATAACCACCTTGGTTTCCGGGCTTAACTTTTTAATTTCCTGCATTGTTTGTATACCATTAATTGCTTTAGGATTTGTTCCATTAAGAAAATAATCCAGCACAACAACATCAGGTTTAATGTTCATGTTCTTCAGGCATTCCTCTCCAGAGGTAAATGTATGGATGTTACTGGAATAATGCCTGGAATGTTTTAAATTGTTCTCCAACATTTTTAAATAGATGAGATCATCATCCACAAAAAAGATATTTATTTTTTGTTTGTTTTTCATATG is a window encoding:
- a CDS encoding response regulator, whose protein sequence is MKNKQKINIFFVDDDLIYLKMLENNLKHSRHYSSNIHTFTSGEECLKNMNIKPDVVVLDYFLNGTNPKAINGIQTMQEIKKLSPETKVVILSGQDKIDIAVTSVKEGAFDYVSKSESAFVRTQNAINNIVHAKKLKDEAKDQRLWLRLTASVFLITVLVFLTLSFIYNP